A genomic window from Candidatus Kouleothrix ribensis includes:
- a CDS encoding glycosyltransferase family 39 protein: protein MATIESARPRAAVRVADRPQSIPTWLIAVLVGGLAILPRVLGLADFYTVDEAYHWAARTRAFAQAVQAHDWAHTNQTGHPGVTTMWLGALGYWMHDWAGIYLPGRTGDGASYLALLRLPLALANSLAVAGGYLIVRRLLRPPAALLAGLLWATTPFLVAHSRVLHLDAILTSCTSLSLLLLLLATQPRDRSGRPAAIGPLIGSGIFTGLALLTKAPALLILPFAGIWLLLVSPQRGPAARLGWAGTRYLIWLGCALAVAYAGWPALWVAPREAIMAVVGEIVANGGKPHSWGSFFLGRPVGDPGWAFYPAVIAWRMTPLALIGLALAPLALWWQPRERRTLLALIGFALYFMLVMGAEPKKFDRYLLPIWPALLIVAAAGLSALVDRGARWWRRARPHRRAPRATALGLTALSAALLAEVLAYHPYTLAYFNPLLGGGPAAARVLLVGWGEGMEQAGAWLRARPDLAEGTVMARNPPTLEPFLPLRVSDLTANNLLGKANYAVLYISYLQRQSDTDLAGLIERTPPLHTVMINGMPYAMIYQLPRPFQTPIEAVFGDSLHLRGITLEQGEQTLTITPSWDIQRDQPSELFVFVHVLGPDGKHLAQADQPLDLRFRQLQAGQQLSSPIRLALPAHSAGAGRIVLGVYDPASGARLGVTQGPALPGSIDGPGVVELARLDRP from the coding sequence ATGGCGACAATCGAATCGGCACGGCCGCGCGCGGCGGTGCGCGTGGCCGATCGCCCGCAGAGCATCCCAACCTGGCTGATTGCCGTGCTGGTTGGCGGCCTGGCCATCTTGCCGCGTGTACTAGGCCTGGCCGACTTCTACACCGTCGATGAGGCGTACCACTGGGCAGCACGCACACGCGCATTCGCCCAGGCCGTGCAAGCTCACGATTGGGCGCACACCAACCAGACCGGCCACCCCGGTGTCACGACCATGTGGCTAGGCGCGCTGGGCTACTGGATGCACGACTGGGCCGGCATCTACCTGCCCGGCCGCACTGGCGACGGCGCGAGCTACCTGGCGCTGCTGCGGCTGCCGCTGGCGCTGGCCAATAGCCTGGCGGTGGCCGGCGGCTACCTGATCGTGCGGCGGCTGCTGCGCCCGCCGGCCGCGCTGCTGGCCGGGCTGTTATGGGCCACTACACCGTTCCTGGTGGCGCACAGCCGGGTGCTGCATCTCGACGCGATCCTCACCAGCTGCACAAGCCTGAGCCTGCTGTTGCTGCTGCTTGCCACGCAGCCGCGCGATCGATCGGGCAGGCCAGCTGCGATCGGGCCGCTGATCGGGTCGGGCATCTTCACAGGGCTGGCGCTGCTCACCAAGGCGCCGGCGCTGCTGATCCTACCATTCGCGGGTATCTGGCTGCTGCTGGTAAGCCCGCAGCGTGGCCCGGCTGCCCGGCTCGGTTGGGCCGGCACACGCTACCTGATCTGGCTTGGCTGCGCGCTGGCGGTAGCCTACGCCGGCTGGCCGGCGCTGTGGGTCGCGCCGCGCGAAGCGATCATGGCCGTGGTTGGCGAGATCGTTGCGAATGGCGGGAAACCGCATAGCTGGGGCAGCTTCTTCCTGGGCCGGCCGGTCGGCGACCCCGGCTGGGCGTTCTACCCGGCCGTGATCGCCTGGCGCATGACCCCGCTGGCGCTGATCGGGCTGGCGCTGGCGCCGCTGGCGCTCTGGTGGCAGCCACGCGAGCGCCGCACATTGCTTGCGCTGATCGGATTCGCACTCTACTTCATGCTGGTGATGGGCGCGGAGCCTAAGAAGTTCGACCGCTACCTGCTGCCGATCTGGCCGGCGCTGCTGATCGTGGCCGCCGCTGGGCTGTCTGCGCTGGTAGATCGGGGCGCGCGCTGGTGGCGCCGGGCCAGGCCGCACCGCCGCGCGCCGCGCGCCACAGCGCTGGGCCTCACCGCACTCAGCGCGGCGCTACTGGCCGAGGTGCTGGCATACCATCCCTACACGCTGGCCTACTTCAACCCGCTGCTGGGCGGCGGGCCGGCCGCCGCGCGGGTGCTGCTAGTGGGCTGGGGTGAGGGCATGGAGCAGGCCGGTGCATGGTTGCGCGCGCGGCCCGACCTGGCCGAGGGCACGGTGATGGCGCGGAATCCGCCGACGCTCGAGCCATTCCTCCCGCTGCGGGTCAGCGACCTGACGGCAAACAATCTGCTCGGCAAGGCCAACTACGCCGTGCTATACATCAGCTACCTCCAGCGCCAGAGCGATACCGATCTGGCCGGGCTGATCGAGCGCACCCCGCCGCTGCACACGGTTATGATCAACGGCATGCCCTATGCGATGATCTACCAGCTGCCGCGGCCATTCCAGACGCCGATCGAGGCAGTGTTCGGCGATAGTCTACACCTGCGCGGCATCACCCTCGAGCAGGGCGAGCAGACCCTGACGATCACGCCATCGTGGGACATTCAACGCGATCAGCCGAGCGAGCTGTTCGTGTTCGTGCATGTGCTGGGGCCAGACGGCAAGCACCTGGCGCAGGCCGACCAGCCGCTTGACCTGCGGTTTAGGCAGTTGCAGGCCGGCCAGCAGTTGAGTAGCCCCATCCGGCTGGCATTGCCTGCGCACAGCGCTGGCGCAGGCCGGATTGTGCTGGGCGTCTACGACCCGGCCAGCGGCGCGCGTTTGGGCGTCACGCAGGGGCCAGCGCTGCCAGGCAGCATCGATGGGCCGGGTGTGGTTGAGCTGGCCAGGCTTGATCGGCCGTAA
- a CDS encoding SDR family oxidoreductase, whose amino-acid sequence MKLQGRVAIITGASSGVGYEVARLLAQEGALVVAAARRRDKLEWLVGEIAADGGQAMAMPTDVTESAQVARLVDSAHNLFGRVDILVNAAGVILKVAPIEQFTDHEFRTIIDTNVSGAFYATRATVPLMKRQRSGTIINISSRVGKIGLANIAPFCAAKFALSGMAQALGHELRPFNVYVTTIFPGMINTDIHPLNPSEEFRRQLMSARDVAEATLWTCTLPASLRVDELPLMPRHADL is encoded by the coding sequence ATGAAGCTACAGGGGCGTGTGGCGATTATCACCGGCGCATCCAGCGGCGTCGGCTACGAGGTGGCCCGCCTGCTGGCCCAGGAGGGTGCGCTGGTAGTTGCAGCCGCCCGGCGGCGCGATAAGCTAGAGTGGCTGGTCGGCGAGATCGCTGCCGATGGCGGGCAGGCCATGGCAATGCCTACCGACGTGACCGAATCGGCCCAGGTGGCGCGCCTGGTCGATAGCGCGCACAACCTGTTTGGGCGCGTCGACATCCTGGTCAATGCGGCGGGGGTGATCCTCAAGGTGGCCCCGATCGAGCAGTTTACCGATCACGAGTTTCGCACGATCATCGATACAAACGTGAGCGGCGCATTCTATGCCACCCGCGCGACGGTGCCGCTGATGAAGCGCCAGCGCAGCGGCACGATCATCAATATCAGCTCGCGCGTCGGCAAGATCGGCCTGGCGAATATCGCGCCGTTCTGCGCCGCCAAGTTTGCGCTCTCGGGCATGGCCCAGGCGCTTGGCCACGAGCTGCGGCCGTTCAATGTGTATGTCACCACGATCTTCCCCGGCATGATCAACACCGATATTCACCCGCTCAACCCCAGCGAGGAGTTTCGCCGCCAGCTTATGAGCGCCCGTGATGTGGCCGAGGCCACGCTGTGGACGTGTACGCTCCCGGCATCGCTGCGCGTCGACGAACTGCCGCTCATGCCGCGCCACGCCGATCTCTAA
- a CDS encoding ADP-ribosylglycohydrolase family protein has protein sequence MPLPPDYVERVYAGVLGKLIGVYLGRPFEGWPYERIRSQLGEIWYYVHTRRDMPFNTHTLVVTDDDVTGMFTFLRALSDYGCAELPSAEQIGQTWLNYIIEGRTILWWGGLGRSTEHTAYLRLKRGISAPASGSVALNGRIIAEQIGAQIFIDGWAMVAPGDPALAAELARRAASVSHDGVAIHGAQLLAAMQAQAFVEHDTGRLLDCGLSHIPRDSLIARLIADVREWHARDGDWRTTRERIDARYGYDTYGGSCHIVPNHALIVLGLLYGAGDFQRALMIANTAGWDTDCNSGNLGCLLGIQHGLACIDAGPDWRGPVADRLYLPTADGGRAISDAVRESYQIVNLGRALRGQPPLAPKGGARFHFELPGSVQGFQPETGSAAHGTLALENVPGHSQAGTRSLALHYRQLATGCVARAATATFIPEEARSMPGYELLASPTLYPGQTVHARLQASAGNLAAVGAQLYARAYGPGDALVCWDGPAAELAPGAAVQLDWPITDQGAMPIAEIGVALHGQAGASGTLYLDYLDWDGTPNLALGRPAGSGTMWRRAWVNGVDMFESAETEPYRVIQNEGTGLLIYGVREWHDYLVRAEITPHLAAAAGIGARVQGMRRYYALQLCGGGKVRLVKAIDSVDVLFEADFGWRLGQAYTLQLEVAGSRLRAWIGERLLCEVEDRDRPLVEGAIALICQEGHMAADKVEIRPVGAS, from the coding sequence ATGCCATTGCCACCTGATTATGTCGAGCGCGTCTATGCCGGCGTGCTGGGCAAACTGATCGGCGTCTACCTGGGCCGGCCGTTCGAGGGCTGGCCGTACGAGCGGATTCGCAGCCAGCTTGGCGAGATCTGGTACTACGTACACACGCGCCGCGATATGCCGTTCAACACGCACACGCTCGTCGTCACCGACGACGATGTCACCGGCATGTTTACGTTCCTACGCGCGCTGAGCGACTACGGCTGCGCCGAGCTGCCGAGCGCCGAGCAGATCGGGCAAACCTGGCTCAACTATATCATCGAGGGCCGTACGATCCTATGGTGGGGCGGGCTGGGCCGATCGACTGAGCACACCGCCTACCTGCGGCTTAAGCGCGGCATCAGCGCACCGGCAAGCGGCTCGGTCGCGCTGAATGGCCGGATCATCGCCGAGCAGATCGGCGCGCAGATCTTCATCGACGGCTGGGCGATGGTTGCGCCCGGCGACCCGGCGCTGGCGGCCGAGCTGGCCCGCCGGGCCGCCAGTGTCAGCCACGACGGCGTGGCCATCCACGGCGCGCAGCTGCTCGCCGCCATGCAGGCCCAGGCCTTCGTCGAGCACGATACCGGCCGGCTGCTCGACTGCGGGCTATCGCACATCCCGCGCGACTCGCTGATCGCGCGGCTGATCGCCGATGTGCGCGAGTGGCACGCCCGCGACGGCGACTGGCGCACGACGCGCGAGCGCATCGACGCGCGCTACGGCTACGATACCTACGGCGGCAGCTGCCATATCGTGCCGAACCACGCCCTGATCGTGCTGGGCCTGCTGTATGGCGCCGGCGACTTCCAGCGCGCGCTGATGATCGCCAACACGGCCGGCTGGGACACCGACTGCAACTCGGGCAACCTGGGCTGCCTGCTGGGCATTCAACATGGGCTGGCATGCATCGATGCCGGCCCAGACTGGCGCGGCCCGGTCGCCGACCGGCTATACCTGCCCACGGCCGACGGCGGGCGCGCAATCAGCGACGCCGTGCGCGAGTCGTACCAGATCGTGAATCTCGGCCGTGCGCTGCGCGGGCAGCCGCCGCTGGCACCCAAGGGCGGCGCGCGCTTTCACTTCGAACTGCCCGGCAGCGTGCAGGGCTTCCAGCCCGAAACCGGCAGCGCGGCGCATGGCACGCTGGCACTCGAGAATGTGCCTGGCCACAGCCAGGCCGGCACACGCAGCCTGGCACTGCACTACCGCCAGCTGGCTACCGGGTGCGTGGCGCGCGCCGCTACCGCCACCTTTATCCCCGAAGAGGCGCGCAGCATGCCCGGCTACGAGCTACTGGCCTCGCCGACGCTCTACCCCGGCCAGACGGTACACGCGCGCCTGCAGGCCAGCGCCGGCAACCTGGCCGCAGTGGGTGCTCAGCTGTATGCGCGGGCCTATGGGCCGGGCGATGCGCTTGTATGCTGGGACGGGCCGGCCGCCGAGCTCGCACCAGGCGCCGCTGTACAGCTCGATTGGCCAATCACCGATCAGGGCGCCATGCCGATCGCCGAGATCGGTGTGGCGCTACACGGCCAGGCCGGCGCCAGCGGCACACTCTACCTCGACTACCTGGACTGGGATGGCACACCGAACCTGGCGCTTGGCCGGCCGGCTGGCAGCGGCACGATGTGGCGGCGCGCCTGGGTTAACGGCGTCGACATGTTCGAATCAGCCGAGACCGAGCCATACCGCGTTATCCAGAACGAAGGCACCGGCCTGCTGATCTATGGCGTGCGCGAATGGCACGACTACCTGGTGCGCGCCGAGATCACACCGCACCTGGCAGCGGCGGCCGGCATTGGCGCACGCGTGCAGGGCATGCGGCGCTACTACGCCTTGCAGCTGTGCGGCGGCGGCAAGGTTCGGCTGGTAAAAGCGATCGACAGCGTCGACGTGCTGTTCGAAGCCGATTTCGGCTGGCGCCTGGGCCAGGCCTACACCCTGCAGCTCGAGGTGGCCGGCAGCAGACTGCGCGCATGGATCGGCGAACGGCTGCTGTGCGAGGTCGAAGACCGCGATCGGCCGCTGGTGGAAGGTGCCATCGCGCTGATCTGCCAGGAGGGCCACATGGCCGCCGACAAGGTCGAAATTCGGCCGGTAGGCGCGAGCTGA
- the rbsK gene encoding ribokinase — protein sequence MAIVVFGSINMDLVVRAPRLPTPGETLTGHTFFTAPGGKGANQAVACARLGAPTRMIGRVGGDVFGETLRAGLSADGIDIAGVLTQPGISSGVALIEVNDAAENTIVIVPGANGQVGADDLARLEQALGGASTLLLQLEVPLASVVAAAQAARARGVTVILDPAPALPLPPELYAAADIMTPNEIEAAALVGFAIDGAEAAERAAQLLLARGVRQVIIKLGARGAFWHDGTASGLVPAFNVSAIDTVAAGDAFNGGLAAALDAGQPFTSAIRWGMAAGAISATRQGAQPSLPRRSELLALLGSE from the coding sequence ATGGCGATCGTTGTGTTTGGCAGCATCAACATGGATCTGGTGGTGCGCGCGCCGCGACTGCCCACGCCCGGCGAGACGCTAACCGGCCATACGTTCTTCACCGCGCCGGGCGGCAAAGGCGCCAACCAGGCGGTCGCCTGCGCGCGGCTGGGCGCACCTACGCGCATGATCGGGCGGGTGGGCGGCGATGTGTTCGGCGAGACGCTACGCGCCGGCCTGAGCGCCGATGGCATCGATATTGCCGGGGTGCTCACACAGCCGGGCATCTCGTCGGGCGTGGCGCTGATCGAGGTGAACGATGCGGCCGAGAACACGATCGTGATCGTGCCGGGCGCCAATGGCCAGGTCGGTGCCGACGACCTGGCGCGGCTCGAGCAGGCGCTTGGCGGCGCCAGCACACTGCTGCTCCAGCTCGAAGTGCCGCTGGCATCGGTGGTGGCGGCGGCCCAGGCAGCCCGCGCGCGCGGCGTGACGGTGATCCTCGACCCGGCACCGGCGCTGCCGCTGCCACCCGAGCTATACGCTGCCGCCGATATTATGACGCCAAACGAGATCGAAGCCGCCGCGCTGGTGGGTTTCGCGATCGACGGCGCCGAGGCGGCCGAGCGAGCCGCTCAGCTGCTGCTGGCGCGCGGGGTACGGCAGGTAATCATCAAGCTCGGCGCGCGCGGCGCATTCTGGCACGACGGCACGGCCAGCGGGCTTGTACCGGCCTTCAACGTCAGCGCGATCGACACGGTCGCGGCGGGTGATGCCTTCAACGGCGGGTTAGCCGCCGCGCTCGACGCCGGGCAGCCCTTTACCAGCGCCATCCGCTGGGGCATGGCAGCCGGCGCGATCTCGGCCACGCGCCAGGGCGCGCAGCCCTCGCTGCCGCGCCGCAGCGAGCTGCTGGCGCTGCTAGGCAGCGAATAG
- the pyrF gene encoding orotidine-5'-phosphate decarboxylase: protein MTFMDRLHHAAAQNHSLLCVGLDPDPQRMPAGLGAEPTYAFCMAIVEATADLACAFKPNMAFFEALGPSGPATLQRLIAGMPRTVPVLVDAKRGDIGSTAAAYAQAIFGWLGADAVTLSPYLGGDALAPFLGYADKGCFVLCKTSNPGSADLQDLELASGEPLYMAVARKAQHEWNANRNVGLVVGATYPQVLARVRAAAPDLPLLVPGVGAQGGELAAAVRAALDRQGGGMLINASRSIMYAGSGPDFAEAARAEALRLRDAINAAIEPAPGSQQ, encoded by the coding sequence ATGACGTTTATGGATCGCCTGCACCATGCGGCCGCGCAGAACCACAGCCTGCTCTGCGTCGGGCTCGACCCCGACCCGCAGCGCATGCCGGCCGGGCTGGGTGCCGAGCCGACCTACGCCTTCTGCATGGCAATTGTCGAGGCCACTGCCGACCTAGCCTGCGCCTTCAAGCCAAACATGGCCTTCTTCGAGGCGCTCGGGCCATCCGGGCCGGCCACGCTCCAGCGCCTGATCGCCGGCATGCCGCGCACGGTGCCGGTGCTGGTCGATGCCAAACGCGGCGACATCGGCTCGACGGCGGCGGCCTACGCGCAGGCGATCTTCGGCTGGCTCGGCGCCGATGCGGTAACGCTCAGCCCATACCTGGGCGGCGACGCACTAGCGCCATTTCTGGGCTACGCCGACAAAGGCTGCTTCGTGTTATGTAAAACATCAAACCCCGGCAGCGCCGACCTGCAAGATCTCGAGCTGGCCAGTGGCGAGCCGCTATACATGGCCGTGGCGCGCAAAGCTCAGCACGAGTGGAACGCCAACCGCAACGTCGGGCTGGTGGTTGGCGCCACCTACCCGCAGGTGCTGGCGCGTGTGCGGGCGGCAGCGCCCGACCTGCCGCTGCTGGTGCCGGGGGTTGGCGCGCAGGGCGGCGAGCTAGCTGCAGCCGTGCGGGCGGCGCTCGATCGCCAGGGCGGTGGCATGCTGATCAACGCCTCGCGCAGCATTATGTACGCCGGCAGCGGCCCCGATTTCGCCGAGGCCGCGCGCGCCGAGGCACTGCGCCTGCGCGACGCGATCAACGCAGCGATCGAGCCTGCGCCAGGCAGCCAGCAGTAG
- a CDS encoding fumarylacetoacetate hydrolase family protein: protein MFLCRFSAGGAQACVGLVHDGAVYDLSARWPTLAALLAWSAGRSELAGALADAVAGAAPVATLAALLQPQGAGGMRLLKPTDSQEVWAAGVTYERSKTAREQESAGSGIYDRVYLAPRPELFLKATPSRTVGPYEPVAVRRDSHWNVPEPELGLVINQALELVGFTIGNDMSSRDIEGENPLYLPQAKVYARCCALGPLIALRDTFGDATHLAVELAIVRAGATMFSGATNTRAIVRPYAELIAYLGRDNLFPDGVVLLTGTGVVPPDHVSLQAGDEVRITIEGLGELRNPVALGGA from the coding sequence ATGTTTCTATGCCGCTTTTCAGCTGGTGGCGCCCAGGCATGCGTGGGCCTGGTACACGACGGCGCAGTGTACGACTTGAGCGCGCGCTGGCCCACGCTCGCGGCCCTGCTGGCCTGGTCGGCCGGGCGCTCAGAGCTGGCCGGCGCGCTGGCGGACGCAGTGGCCGGCGCCGCGCCGGTTGCAACCCTCGCGGCCCTGCTGCAGCCGCAGGGAGCGGGCGGCATGCGGCTGCTGAAGCCCACGGATAGCCAGGAAGTCTGGGCCGCCGGGGTCACATACGAGCGCAGCAAAACCGCGCGCGAGCAGGAGTCGGCCGGCAGCGGGATCTACGACCGGGTATACCTGGCGCCGCGGCCCGAGCTCTTTCTGAAGGCCACGCCCAGCCGCACGGTTGGCCCCTACGAGCCGGTGGCCGTGCGGCGCGACTCGCACTGGAACGTGCCCGAGCCTGAGCTTGGGCTGGTGATCAACCAGGCGCTCGAGCTGGTAGGCTTCACGATCGGCAACGACATGAGCTCGCGCGACATCGAGGGCGAGAACCCGCTGTACCTGCCGCAGGCCAAAGTCTACGCGCGCTGCTGCGCGCTCGGGCCGCTGATCGCGCTGCGCGATACCTTCGGCGACGCGACGCACCTGGCGGTGGAGCTGGCGATCGTGCGGGCCGGCGCAACCATGTTCAGCGGTGCGACCAACACGCGCGCGATCGTGCGGCCCTACGCTGAGCTGATCGCATACCTCGGGCGCGACAACCTGTTTCCCGATGGGGTGGTGCTGCTGACCGGCACGGGGGTCGTGCCGCCTGATCATGTGTCGCTACAGGCCGGCGACGAGGTGCGCATTACGATCGAGGGGCTTGGCGAGCTGCGTAACCCGGTGGCGCTTGGTGGGGCCTAG
- a CDS encoding quinone oxidoreductase → MQAMLVRSSGDPEVLEHVVLPMPVPQGRQVLVAHRVIGVNFVDAQHRRGTPYPVSLPLIPGIEAAGAVLAIGADVTQWAVGDRVAFAGVMSGVYAEASLVPEDRLVAVPPHVAFELAAAVLLQGLTAHMLSETVYAIQPGDTVLIQAAASGVGYYLVQLAKRRGARVIGATSSAAKAAVALAAGADQVVLTSDDGWEDTARSLAGSTGIHAVYDGIGRATFDQGLRLLRPLGHMVVYGLSSGPVAPFDINRLSGITGSGECGSLRLTWPTLNDHVARSEDLRWRAAEVLGWAAAGVLRPLVDATLPLAQAAEAHRRLEARAVRGKLLLCP, encoded by the coding sequence ATGCAGGCTATGCTGGTTCGATCCTCTGGCGATCCCGAGGTGCTTGAGCATGTCGTGCTACCTATGCCGGTTCCGCAGGGCCGCCAGGTGCTGGTGGCCCACCGGGTGATCGGGGTAAATTTTGTCGATGCTCAGCACCGCCGGGGCACGCCCTACCCGGTCAGCCTGCCGCTCATTCCCGGCATCGAGGCTGCTGGCGCGGTGCTGGCTATTGGCGCGGATGTGACGCAGTGGGCCGTTGGCGATCGGGTCGCCTTCGCGGGTGTGATGAGCGGTGTGTATGCCGAAGCCAGCCTGGTGCCCGAAGATCGGCTGGTGGCAGTGCCGCCGCATGTTGCGTTCGAGCTGGCGGCGGCGGTGCTGCTACAGGGCCTCACAGCCCATATGCTTAGTGAAACAGTCTACGCCATCCAGCCGGGCGACACCGTGCTGATCCAAGCCGCCGCTAGTGGGGTTGGCTATTATCTGGTACAGCTGGCCAAACGGCGCGGTGCCAGGGTGATCGGCGCAACTTCGTCGGCCGCGAAAGCCGCCGTTGCGCTGGCGGCCGGCGCCGATCAGGTGGTGCTGACATCCGATGATGGTTGGGAGGATACGGCGCGCAGCCTGGCCGGTAGCACGGGCATCCATGCTGTGTACGACGGTATCGGGCGCGCGACATTCGATCAGGGGCTGCGGCTGCTTCGCCCGCTGGGTCACATGGTAGTGTATGGGCTTTCCAGCGGGCCAGTTGCGCCATTTGACATCAACCGGCTCTCGGGCATCACCGGCTCGGGCGAATGCGGCTCGCTGCGCCTGACCTGGCCAACGCTCAACGATCATGTCGCTCGCAGCGAGGATCTGCGCTGGCGCGCGGCCGAGGTGCTCGGCTGGGCGGCCGCCGGTGTGCTGCGGCCACTGGTCGATGCTACGCTGCCGCTGGCGCAGGCGGCCGAGGCGCATCGGCGCCTAGAGGCACGGGCCGTACGCGGCAAGCTGCTGCTCTGCCCGTAG
- a CDS encoding MGMT family protein: MPATFEPPNYALYDKIYAVVEQIPPGRVATYGDIATIVGGGCDARTVGFALNEMPAERAQLPWQRVINRQGGISTRGLAQRQLLEDEGVAFDAQDRVIMARFRWAGPSAEWATAHGCNLLPPRDDAEQLSLF; the protein is encoded by the coding sequence ATGCCAGCTACCTTCGAGCCGCCAAACTACGCACTCTACGACAAGATCTACGCAGTTGTCGAGCAGATACCGCCGGGCCGGGTCGCTACCTACGGTGATATTGCCACAATCGTGGGCGGCGGCTGCGACGCGCGCACGGTTGGCTTCGCGCTGAACGAGATGCCCGCCGAGCGCGCGCAGCTGCCCTGGCAGCGCGTGATCAACCGCCAGGGCGGCATCAGCACACGCGGCCTGGCGCAGCGCCAGCTGCTTGAAGACGAGGGCGTCGCCTTCGATGCGCAGGATCGCGTGATCATGGCGCGCTTCCGCTGGGCCGGGCCGAGCGCCGAGTGGGCCACCGCGCATGGCTGCAACCTGCTGCCGCCGCGCGACGACGCCGAGCAGCTGAGTTTGTTCTAG
- the smpB gene encoding SsrA-binding protein SmpB, whose protein sequence is MAGKDSPHNPTVADNRKARHDYFIDESYEAGIVLTGSEIKSIRAGRINLRGSYARVVNDEIWLYDTHISPYDQSGKYNNHEPTRPRKLLLHRREISRILGQVERQGFTLVPLRMYFKGRRAKIDLGLARGKKLYDKRDDIAKREAKRDIERAMKSRSRE, encoded by the coding sequence ATGGCCGGCAAAGACAGCCCGCACAACCCGACTGTGGCCGACAATCGCAAGGCGCGCCACGATTATTTCATCGACGAGAGCTACGAGGCCGGGATCGTGCTGACCGGCAGCGAGATCAAGTCGATCCGTGCCGGGCGCATCAACCTGCGCGGCAGCTACGCACGCGTAGTCAACGACGAGATCTGGCTCTACGATACGCACATCTCGCCCTACGACCAATCGGGCAAGTACAACAACCACGAGCCAACCCGCCCGCGCAAGCTGCTGCTGCACCGCCGCGAGATCAGCCGCATCCTCGGCCAGGTCGAGCGCCAGGGCTTCACGCTGGTGCCGCTGCGCATGTACTTCAAAGGCCGCCGTGCGAAGATCGACCTGGGCCTGGCGCGCGGCAAGAAGCTCTACGATAAGCGCGACGACATCGCCAAGCGCGAGGCCAAGCGCGACATCGAGCGGGCTATGAAATCGCGCAGCCGCGAGTAA
- a CDS encoding phasin family protein, producing the protein MNMRTTTSNLVRKSTLAYVGAWALAGDTLSESFKQLAKRGSTIETSARAQLRKATRRLWRESDAAIANADQPIADARSYVVQGRDRLLASLKLPTQTSLHELNTQIERLNAAIDDLRVKSRRPKLEQPGEPIPGYDKMNVDTVLGQLGKHETAVLHAIQAYEQAHQGRITVLRGVERMLAEHQPLVEA; encoded by the coding sequence ATGAATATGCGAACCACCACCAGCAACCTGGTGCGCAAAAGCACGCTGGCGTATGTCGGGGCATGGGCACTGGCAGGCGATACGCTGAGCGAGTCGTTCAAGCAGCTTGCCAAGCGCGGCAGCACGATCGAGACATCGGCGCGCGCCCAGCTGCGCAAGGCCACGCGTAGGCTGTGGCGCGAGTCCGACGCTGCCATCGCCAACGCCGATCAGCCGATCGCCGATGCCCGCAGCTATGTTGTGCAGGGCCGCGATCGCCTGCTTGCAAGCTTGAAGCTGCCGACCCAGACATCGCTGCACGAGCTGAATACTCAGATCGAGCGCCTGAACGCTGCGATCGACGACCTGCGCGTGAAGAGCCGCCGCCCCAAGCTCGAGCAGCCAGGCGAGCCGATCCCCGGCTACGATAAGATGAACGTCGACACCGTGCTCGGCCAGCTGGGCAAGCACGAAACGGCGGTGCTGCACGCAATCCAGGCCTACGAGCAGGCCCACCAGGGCCGCATCACCGTGCTGCGCGGCGTCGAGCGTATGCTGGCCGAACACCAGCCGCTAGTCGAGGCTTAG